From the Manihot esculenta cultivar AM560-2 chromosome 3, M.esculenta_v8, whole genome shotgun sequence genome, one window contains:
- the LOC110611066 gene encoding E3 ubiquitin-protein ligase AIP2: MHEHSLSVLSILGGFQSALKMATMRVDVKLNSTSLLPNPMLPPIFLLELRFHRYCRRLFRNLQGESIQLRPVAPTSAFLFEIHSHDLVSEQPCKSHLYYLFSSINLDEPVRDFLAYHIACFLVLMANQQPFLGRHVVADTDMTLEYLIAGDPIGRTMIVDEEPREVVPRGASTSALNKLKKQRFFAKKTGDSDELSDDCVICLEGLSGSREALTKMTCNHIFHERCIFGWLKVQNSCPTCRRELED, translated from the coding sequence ATGCATGAACATTCGTTATCTGTTTTATCAATACTTGGTGGGTTTCAGTCAGCTCTCAAGATGGCTACCATGAGAGTTGATGTCAAACTGAATTCTACTAGCTTGTTGCCCAATCCCATGTTGCCACCCATTTTCCTTTTGGAGCTTCGCTTCCATCGCTATTGCAGAAGATTATTCAGAAACCTTCAAGGAGAGTCGATCCAGCTTCGCCCAGTTGCTCCAACTTCTGCTTTCCTCTTCGAAATTCATTCCCATGACCTAGTTTCTGAGCAACCATGCAAAAGCCATCTTTATTATCTTTTCTCTTCCATTAATCTTGATGAGCCTGTCCGCGATTTCTTAGCTTATCACATTGCTTGCTTCCTCGTTTTGATGGCCAATCAGCAACCTTTCTTGGGGCGTCATGTGGTGGCAGACACAGACATGACCCTTGAGTACTTGATTGCCGGAGATCCCATTGGTCGGACAATGATAGTAGACGAAGAGCCCCGAGAAGTGGTTCCCAGAGGTGCATCGACTTCTGCACTAAACAAGTTGAAGAAGCAGAGGTTTTTTGCCAAGAAGACAGGTGATAGCGATGAATTATCCGACGACTGTGTGATTTGCCTGGAGGGATTATCCGGCAGCCGGGAGGCACTCACAAAGATGACATGCAATCATATATTTCATGAAAGGTGCATCTTTGGCTGGTTGAAGGTTCAGAATTCATGCCCGACTTGTCGACGGGAGCTTGAGGATTAA